Proteins encoded together in one Miscanthus floridulus cultivar M001 chromosome 16, ASM1932011v1, whole genome shotgun sequence window:
- the LOC136510079 gene encoding non-classical arabinogalactan protein 31-like, with translation MALLANKCVLLSLSAVLLCCLSGGASAMLSSLPPPPATVNFSIGVQGVVWCKSCRYPGYFAPMDASPLPGAKVYLRCKHGRRAVTVAGESGPGGYFLIQTSQQVSAFTSQQCRVYVARSPVRACGVPDYPAGRRGLPLKFQEFVKRDNGLQGMYSVGNRFFRPKHPGKCY, from the exons atggcttTGCTCGCCAACAAGTGCGTGCTGCTGTCCCTCTCCGCCGTGCTCCTCTGCTGTCTGAGCGGCGGCGCCTCCGCCATGCTGAGCAGCCTGCCCCCGCCCCCGGCGACGGTGAACTTCAGCATCGGCGTGCAGGGCGTGGTGTGGTGCAAGTCGTGCAGGTACCCCGGCTACTTCGCGCCCATGGACGCGTCCCCACTCCCAG GCGCGAAGGTGTACCTGCGGTGCAAGCACGGGCGGCGCGCGGTGACGGTGGCGGGGGAGTCGGGCCCGGGCGGCTACTTCCTGATCCAGACGTCGCAGCAGGTGTCGGCGTTCACGAGCCAGCAGTGCCGGGTGTACGTGGCGCGGTCGCCCGTGCGCGCCTGCGGGGTGCCCGACTACCCGGCCGGACGCAGGGGGCTGCCGCTCAAGTTCCAGGAGTTCGTCAAGCGCGACAACGGCCTGCAGGGGATGTACTCCGTCGGCAACCGCTTCTTCCGCCCCAAGCACCCGGGCAAGTGCTACTAG
- the LOC136512133 gene encoding probable hexosyltransferase MUCI70, which translates to MTGSAASLGLRSGSYGSLAAAVVGSGGRKAGAGAACRPLRGEKERLQLLHRALRLVGRRRAGVLLLLAVASAAVFCSLFAVVKDDSNSISIVNNYEVPNAIQKSEYPSTTRPLMMSGNQYSTSVVNKIERPNRLHLSYANFTHPCEGFSVPPPLVDKKRTGPRPCPVCYVSVDQAFALMPLQASPSPVLKNLNYVSEDGITANLSNQGSGFGGHPSLEQRNNSFNINESMTVHCGFVRGKKPGQGTGFDIQDDDLLEMEQCRELVVASAIFGNYDMIQHPRNISEFSKANACFYMFVDEETEAYVKNSSSLYNNNKVGLWRLVVVRNLPYEDPRRTGKIPKLLLHRLFPNVRFSVWIDAKLELVADPYLLLERFLWRKNTTFAISRHYKRFDVFEEAEANKAAGKYDNASIDYQIEFYINEGLTHYSPAKLPITSDVPEGCVIIREHIPITNLFTCLWFNEVDRFTSRDQMSFSTVRDKIRARVGWMPEMFMDCERRNFVVQAYHRELLEQMIASGRMPPSATAATDAPPSRKVRAGSRKAPPSKKPSVKRKKEKKSRSRRRLPRPVAGGLGAM; encoded by the exons ATGACAGGCTCGGCGGCCTCGCTGGGCCTGCGGTCCGGGAGCTACGGCTCCCTCGCGGCCGCCGTCGTCGGCAGCGGCGGGAGGaaggccggcgccggcgccgcctgcCGCCCGCTGCGCGGGGAGAAGGAGCGCCTGCAGCTGCTGCACCGCGCGCTGCGGCTGGTCGGCCGACGCAGGGCCGGCGTGCTCCTGCTGCTCGCCGTCGCGTCCGCCGCCGTCTTCTGCTCCCTCTTCGCCGTCGTCAAAG ATGACAGTAATTCAATTAGTATTGTAAATAACTACGAAGTCCCAAATGCCATACAGAAGTCAGAGTATCCCAGCACAACACGGCCTCTAATGATGTCCGGAAACCAATACTCCACCAGTGTTGTCAACAAAATCGAGCGTCCAAATCGGCTTCATCTTTCATATGCAAACTTCACACATCCTTGTGAAGGTTTCTCAGTTCCTCCTCCCCTGGTTGATAAGAAACGCACTGGACCCCGAC CATGCCCTGTTTGCTATGTTTCTGTGGATCAGGCATTTGCCTTGATGCCCCTACAAGCTTCACCATCACCTGTCCTAAAGAACTTAAACTATGTATCAGAAGATGGTATTACTGCAAATTTATCAAATCAGGGATCTGGATTTGGAGGGCATCCATCCCTGGAGCAGAGAAACAATTCTTTCAACATTAATGAATCAATGACTGTCCACTGCGG CTTTGTCAGAGGAAAGAAGCCTGGCCAAGGTACTGGATTCGATATCCAGGATGATGATCTGCTAGAGATGGAACAATGCCGTGAGCTAGTCGTAGCTTCTGCTATTTTTG GAAATTATGATATGATTCAACATCCGAGGAACATCAGTGAATTTTCAAAGGCAAATGCATGTTTCTATATGTTTGTAGATGAAGAAACAGAGGCTTATGTCAAGAATTCTAGTTCTCTGTACAATAATAATAAAGTTGGACTGTGGAGGCTGGTGGTTGTCCGAAACCTCCCTTATGAAGACCCAAGGCGTACAGGAAAG ATTCCAAAACTTCTGCTCCATAGGCTTTTTCCAAATGTGAGATTTTCAGTTTGGATAGATGCAAAACTTGAGCTTGTTGCGGATCCCTATCTCCTGCTTGAGAG ATTCTTGTGGAGGAAGAATACCACTTTTGCAATCTCTCGGCATTACAAACGCTTTGATGTGTTTGAAGAAGCAGAAGCTAATAAAGCTGCTGGAAAGTATGACAACGCGTCAATTGATTACCAAATAGAGTTTTACATAAATGAAGGCCTAACACATTATTCTCCTGCTAAGCTTCCCATCACGAGTG ATGTCCCTGAAGGCTGTGTGATCATCAGAGAACACATCCCCATCACGAACCTCTTCACGTGCCTATGGTTCAATGAAGTTGACCGCTTCACCTCCAGGGACCAAATGAGTTTCAGCACCGTCCGGGACAAAATCAGGGCTAGAGTTGGCTGGATGCCTGAAATGTTCATGGACTGCGAAAGGCGCAACTTTGTCGTTCAG GCATACCACAGGGAGCTACTGGAGCAGATGATTGCGTCCGGTAGGATGCCCCCTTCGGCGACGGCGGCGACCGACGCACCACCATCTCGGAAAGTCCGGGCAGGTAGCAGGAAAGCTCCTCCGTCGAAGAAGCCCTCCGTGAAgcggaaaaaggagaagaaatcgAGGTCGCGACGGCGTCTCCCGAGACCCGTCGCCGGGGGGTTGGGTGCGATGTGA